In Silene latifolia isolate original U9 population chromosome 3, ASM4854445v1, whole genome shotgun sequence, a single window of DNA contains:
- the LOC141648031 gene encoding large ribosomal subunit protein eL37z: MGKGTGSFGKRRNKTHTLCVRCGRRSFHLQKSRCSACAFPAARTRKYNWSVKAIRRKTTGTGRMRYLRNVPRRFKTGFREGTQAAPRKQVAAASS; encoded by the exons ATG GGTAAAGGAACAGGAAGTTTCGGTAAGAGAAGGAATAAGACACACACACTTTGCGTACGATGTGGTCGTCGCAGTTTCCATCTTCAGAAGAGTCGCTGTTCTGCTTGTGCTTTTCCTGCTGCTCGTACTAGAAAGT ACAACTGGAGTGTCAAGGCAATCAGGAGGAAGACAACAGGAACTGGTCGTATGAGGTACCTTCGCAATGTCCCACGTCGTTTCAAGACTGGTTTCAGAGAAG GCACCCAAGCTGCACCAAGGAAGCAAGTGGCAGCCGCATCTTCCTAG